In Myxococcus stipitatus, the following are encoded in one genomic region:
- the hutI gene encoding imidazolonepropionase, which translates to MEALELLVRNTSEVLTLEGSHRERAETALTPRPGACVGIRHGRIAFVGQESELPPNAVSLQTQVLDAEGGFVGPGFVDPHTHLVFAGERSAEFDLRNQGATYLEIAKAGGGIVSTVRATRAASEEDLVRLALPRVQRLLSHGVTVAEVKSGYGLDVENELKMLRVVRRLRALAPVELVPTLLCAHAVPEEYRGRREDYVRLCIDEILPAVAREGLARFCDVFVEDSAFTVDEARRILTAGRALGLVPRLHADQLTACGASELAAELGAATADHLEQVTDAGLRALADANVTAVLVPTSTLFLRMRPYAPGRRIRDAGLNIALGTNVNPGSAMSENTALALGLACLENGLTAAEAYWAATRGAALSLGLQRNGRLAVGDAGDLVLFSCASYRHLPYHLGVGHARTVVKSGRVVLRQELNSCG; encoded by the coding sequence ATGGAAGCACTGGAGCTGTTGGTTCGGAACACGTCCGAGGTCCTCACCCTCGAAGGCTCGCACCGCGAGCGCGCGGAGACAGCGCTCACCCCGCGCCCTGGCGCCTGCGTGGGCATCCGCCACGGACGCATCGCCTTCGTCGGACAGGAGTCGGAGCTGCCGCCGAACGCCGTGAGCCTCCAGACGCAGGTGCTGGATGCCGAGGGCGGCTTCGTGGGCCCAGGCTTCGTGGACCCCCACACGCATCTGGTGTTCGCCGGAGAGCGCTCCGCGGAGTTCGACCTGCGCAACCAGGGCGCCACCTATCTGGAGATCGCCAAGGCCGGCGGCGGCATCGTGAGCACCGTGCGCGCCACGCGCGCCGCCAGCGAGGAGGACCTGGTACGCCTGGCCCTCCCGCGCGTCCAGCGCCTGCTGTCCCATGGCGTGACGGTGGCCGAGGTGAAGAGCGGCTACGGCCTGGATGTGGAGAACGAGCTGAAGATGCTGCGCGTGGTGCGCAGGCTGCGCGCGCTGGCGCCCGTGGAATTGGTGCCCACGCTCTTGTGCGCGCACGCAGTGCCCGAGGAGTACCGCGGCCGCCGCGAGGACTACGTCCGCCTCTGCATCGACGAGATTCTCCCCGCCGTCGCACGCGAGGGGCTGGCGCGCTTCTGCGACGTCTTCGTGGAGGACAGCGCCTTCACCGTGGATGAAGCCCGCCGCATCCTCACCGCGGGCCGCGCGCTGGGGCTCGTGCCGCGCCTCCACGCGGACCAACTCACCGCCTGCGGCGCCTCCGAGCTCGCCGCCGAGCTGGGCGCCGCCACCGCCGACCACCTGGAGCAAGTCACCGACGCGGGCCTGCGAGCACTCGCCGACGCCAACGTCACCGCGGTGCTCGTGCCTACCTCCACCCTCTTCCTGCGCATGCGCCCCTACGCCCCGGGGCGCCGCATTCGCGACGCGGGCCTCAACATCGCTTTGGGCACCAACGTGAATCCAGGCTCGGCGATGAGTGAAAACACAGCCTTGGCCCTGGGGTTGGCGTGTCTGGAGAATGGCCTCACCGCGGCGGAGGCCTACTGGGCGGCCACACGCGGAGCTGCTCTGTCATTGGGACTGCAACGAAATGGCAGGCTGGCTGTGGGTGATGCAGGCGACCTGGTGTTGTTCAGTTGTGCGTCCTACCGGCATCTGCCCTACCATCTGGGCGTAGGGCACGCGCGCACGGTCGTTAAGTCCGGGCGCGTGGTGCTCCGGCAGGAGCTCAACTCCTGCGGGTGA
- the hutU gene encoding urocanate hydratase, translating to MSRVIRAPRGSSLSCKGWVQEAALRMLMNNLDPEVAERPEDLVVYGGTGKAARDWPSFDRIVSSLQSLSDEETLLVQSGKPVGIFRTHPDAPRVLIANSNLVGRWANWEHFHELEKKGLMMYGQMTAGSWIYIGTQGILQGTYETFAAAGRFHYGTDDLSGRLVLSGGLGGMGGAQPLAATMNNAVFLGVEIDPWRAQRRVETRYLDVVAKDLDEALALAKDAQKKRVGRSIGIIGNAASVFRELYRRGIKPDLVTDQTSAHDPLNGYVPVDMSLEAAAEMRKRDPEGYVRRARESMIMHVEAMNDFQRAGSHVFDYGNNLRGQAQLGGMENAFEFPGFVPAYIRPLFCEGMGPFRWVALSGDPEDIRRTDRAVRELFPQKASLQRWLNMADERVAFQGLPARICWLGYGERAKAGLAFNELVRKGEVKAPIVIGRDHLDCGSVASPNRETEAMKDGTDAVADWPILNALVNAVNGASWVSFHHGGGVGMGYSLHAGQVIVADGTPEAARRIERVLTSDPGMGVLRHADAGYPEAIDVARERGVKIPGITV from the coding sequence ATGTCCCGCGTCATCCGCGCCCCTCGTGGTTCCTCCCTCTCGTGCAAGGGTTGGGTCCAGGAGGCCGCGCTCCGGATGTTGATGAACAACCTCGACCCGGAGGTCGCAGAGCGCCCCGAGGACCTCGTCGTCTACGGCGGCACCGGCAAGGCCGCTCGCGACTGGCCGTCCTTCGACCGCATCGTCTCAAGCCTCCAGAGCCTCTCCGACGAGGAGACGCTGCTCGTGCAGAGCGGCAAGCCCGTGGGCATCTTCCGCACCCATCCGGATGCGCCCCGCGTGCTCATCGCCAACTCCAACCTCGTGGGCCGCTGGGCCAACTGGGAGCACTTCCACGAGCTGGAGAAGAAGGGCCTGATGATGTACGGCCAGATGACGGCCGGCTCGTGGATCTACATCGGCACCCAGGGCATCCTCCAAGGCACCTACGAGACGTTCGCCGCCGCGGGCCGCTTCCACTACGGCACCGATGACCTCTCCGGCCGGCTCGTGCTGTCCGGCGGTCTGGGCGGAATGGGCGGCGCGCAGCCTCTGGCCGCGACGATGAACAACGCCGTGTTCCTGGGCGTGGAGATCGACCCGTGGCGCGCGCAGCGCCGCGTGGAGACGCGCTACCTGGACGTGGTGGCCAAGGACCTCGACGAGGCGCTCGCCCTGGCGAAGGACGCCCAGAAGAAGCGCGTGGGCCGCTCCATCGGCATCATCGGCAACGCGGCCTCGGTGTTCCGCGAGCTGTACCGCCGGGGCATCAAGCCCGACCTCGTCACGGACCAGACGAGCGCGCACGACCCGCTCAACGGCTACGTCCCCGTGGACATGTCGCTGGAGGCCGCCGCGGAGATGCGCAAGAGGGACCCGGAGGGCTACGTCCGCCGCGCGCGTGAGTCGATGATCATGCACGTGGAGGCCATGAACGACTTCCAGCGCGCCGGCAGCCACGTCTTCGACTACGGCAACAACCTGCGCGGCCAGGCGCAGCTGGGCGGCATGGAGAACGCGTTCGAGTTCCCGGGCTTCGTGCCCGCGTACATCCGCCCGCTGTTCTGCGAGGGCATGGGCCCGTTCCGCTGGGTGGCCCTCTCCGGAGACCCGGAGGACATCCGCCGCACGGACCGCGCGGTGCGCGAGCTGTTCCCTCAGAAGGCCTCGCTGCAGCGCTGGCTGAACATGGCCGACGAGCGCGTCGCGTTCCAGGGCCTGCCCGCGCGCATCTGCTGGCTGGGCTACGGCGAGCGCGCCAAGGCGGGCCTCGCCTTCAACGAGCTGGTGCGCAAGGGCGAGGTGAAGGCGCCCATCGTCATCGGCCGAGACCACCTGGACTGCGGCTCGGTGGCGTCACCCAACCGCGAGACGGAGGCCATGAAGGACGGCACCGACGCGGTGGCAGACTGGCCCATCCTCAACGCGCTGGTGAACGCGGTGAACGGCGCATCGTGGGTGTCCTTCCACCACGGCGGCGGCGTGGGCATGGGCTACTCCCTGCACGCCGGCCAGGTCATCGTCGCGGACGGAACCCCCGAGGCCGCGCGCCGCATCGAGCGCGTGCTCACCAGCGACCCTGGCATGGGGGTCCTGCGCCACGCGGACGCCGGTTACCCGGAGGCCATCGACGTGGCCCGGGAGCGGGGCGTGAAGATTCCTGGCATCACCGTGTAG
- a CDS encoding BON domain-containing protein, giving the protein MTGKRHEDPRRRERRGRGPSHPEQTQGRHPDSARYATERGGPPRHESSGRPPRDSHRSDWDARRDFEHPSRDLARDRAYRSMRGDRDTLDYEIDRDFGDAARAMEQAHEYGRGYNRERELDRRARHFDPERITRRPGYSPSGTFRDLGDDTPPRHMSRRGAWRIEPSDRLHRDDAGPGHTRYGQRGIDEWDEPDAWMDELRELSPRERPAEADVRLGGTQPSGHGPGVENMAPPQTGFSTSRSRPDDHELGHGGYSGATFRPRTQGRGPRGYQRADDRIRADICDRLMQDWMDASDAEVEVREGVVTLRGSVRSRDEKRAIEDAAEAVLGVKEVLNHLRLHREGVSHPPASQSPVPSVEEGWEEDGALHS; this is encoded by the coding sequence ATGACTGGCAAGCGCCACGAAGACCCCCGCCGGAGGGAGCGACGCGGTCGCGGCCCCTCCCACCCGGAGCAGACCCAAGGGCGTCACCCGGACTCCGCGAGGTACGCCACGGAGCGTGGCGGCCCACCGCGCCACGAGTCCTCGGGAAGACCTCCTCGGGACTCGCACCGCTCGGACTGGGACGCTCGGCGCGACTTCGAGCACCCCTCCAGGGACCTCGCCAGGGACCGCGCGTACCGCTCGATGCGAGGCGACCGCGATACGCTCGACTACGAAATCGACCGGGACTTCGGCGACGCCGCGCGGGCCATGGAGCAGGCCCACGAGTACGGCCGGGGTTACAACCGCGAGCGTGAGCTGGACCGCCGCGCCCGCCACTTCGACCCGGAGCGAATCACGAGGCGCCCGGGGTACAGCCCCAGTGGGACGTTCCGCGACCTCGGCGACGACACGCCTCCGCGCCACATGTCCCGGCGGGGCGCATGGCGCATCGAACCCTCGGACCGGCTCCACCGCGATGACGCGGGCCCAGGCCACACGCGCTACGGCCAGCGCGGCATCGACGAATGGGATGAGCCCGATGCATGGATGGATGAGCTGCGCGAGCTGAGCCCCCGGGAGCGGCCAGCCGAAGCGGACGTGCGCCTGGGTGGCACCCAGCCCTCGGGACATGGCCCCGGCGTGGAGAACATGGCCCCGCCCCAGACGGGATTCTCCACCAGCAGGTCGCGCCCGGATGACCATGAGCTGGGTCACGGTGGCTACTCGGGTGCCACATTCCGGCCGCGCACTCAGGGACGAGGGCCCCGGGGCTACCAGCGCGCCGATGACCGCATCCGCGCGGACATCTGCGACCGGCTGATGCAGGACTGGATGGACGCCTCCGACGCGGAGGTCGAGGTCCGGGAGGGTGTCGTGACCCTGCGGGGAAGTGTGCGCAGCCGCGACGAGAAGCGCGCCATCGAGGACGCCGCGGAGGCCGTGTTGGGCGTCAAGGAGGTCCTCAACCACCTGCGCCTCCACCGCGAGGGAGTGTCACACCCACCCGCGTCCCAATCTCCCGTGCCCTCCGTGGAGGAAGGGTGGGAGGAGGACGGCGCGCTGCACTCGTGA
- a CDS encoding FdhF/YdeP family oxidoreductase — translation MARAQRDDEETQDVPGLALTPVLPPVQPPEEPRPPLVGRLSDVAGGIPAVISTMKHAWGEMGLVRGTRLLLKVNQKDGFDCPGCAWPDPGHRSVAEFCENGAKAVAEEGTTERVTPDFFRQWSVAELCAQSDYWLGKQGRLTHPMVLREGATHYTPISWDEAFALVAEELQSLPTPDAACFYTSGRTSNEAAFLYQLFVRQFGTNNLPDCSNMCHESSGTALNETLGIGKGTVTLEDFDQAQAIFVIGQNPGTNHPRMLTTLQAAARRGCEIVSINPLPETGLNRFKHPQEVFQLMGPGTALNTQFLQVRINGDVALLQGLGKALLEREVEKPGTVVARSFIEDKTLGFEAYAENLRSVRWEDVVERSGVPREQILAAADLLARSERTIFCWAMGLTQHRNAVANIQEIVNLTLLRGSVGKPGAGVCPVRGHSNVQGDRTMGIWERPKAAFLDALAREFAFEPPRHHGMDVVDTLHGMHEGRVRVFFALGGNFLSATPDTEFTARALRRTRLTVHVSTKLNRAHLVHGRRALILPCLGRTEHDVQAGGPQFVTVENSMGVVHATRGAVAPASEQLLSEPVIVARLAAAVLGERSKVPWVWLVEDYDRVRDLIAKVIPGFEEFNRRVREPGGFSLPNGPREGNFTTASGKAHFTVHTMPGEELEPGQLMMMTLRTHDQFNTTVYGLDDRYRGIRGGRRVVLMHPKDISERGLAEGQVVDLTSHFQGEQRVARKFVVVPYNIPRRCAATYFPETNVLVPVDSYAEKSRTPASKSVVITVAPSVEAAALVEGSTS, via the coding sequence ATGGCCAGAGCACAGCGCGACGACGAGGAGACGCAGGACGTGCCGGGCCTGGCGCTGACGCCGGTGTTGCCACCCGTGCAGCCCCCCGAGGAGCCACGGCCGCCCCTGGTCGGACGCCTGTCGGACGTCGCGGGAGGCATCCCCGCGGTCATCTCCACGATGAAGCACGCGTGGGGCGAGATGGGGCTCGTGCGTGGGACGCGGCTCTTGCTCAAGGTGAACCAGAAGGACGGCTTCGACTGTCCGGGTTGTGCATGGCCGGACCCCGGACATCGCTCCGTGGCGGAGTTCTGTGAGAACGGCGCGAAGGCGGTGGCGGAGGAGGGCACGACGGAGCGCGTGACACCCGACTTCTTCCGGCAGTGGAGCGTGGCGGAGCTGTGCGCGCAATCGGATTACTGGCTGGGGAAGCAGGGGCGGCTCACGCACCCGATGGTGCTGCGCGAGGGCGCCACGCACTACACGCCCATCTCCTGGGATGAAGCCTTCGCGCTCGTGGCCGAGGAGCTCCAGTCGCTCCCGACGCCCGACGCCGCGTGCTTCTACACCTCCGGGCGCACCAGCAACGAGGCCGCGTTCCTGTACCAGTTGTTCGTGCGGCAGTTTGGGACGAACAACCTGCCGGACTGCTCGAACATGTGCCACGAGTCGAGCGGCACGGCGCTCAACGAGACGCTGGGCATTGGCAAGGGCACTGTCACGCTCGAGGACTTCGACCAGGCGCAGGCCATCTTCGTCATCGGGCAGAACCCGGGCACCAACCACCCGCGCATGCTCACCACGCTTCAGGCGGCGGCGCGGAGGGGATGCGAAATCGTCAGCATCAACCCGCTGCCCGAGACGGGGCTCAATCGCTTCAAGCACCCGCAGGAAGTCTTCCAGCTCATGGGGCCTGGGACGGCGCTCAACACCCAGTTCCTCCAGGTGCGTATCAACGGCGACGTGGCGCTGCTCCAAGGGCTGGGCAAGGCGCTGCTCGAGCGTGAGGTGGAGAAGCCCGGCACGGTGGTGGCGCGCTCCTTCATCGAGGACAAGACGCTCGGGTTCGAGGCCTATGCGGAGAACCTGCGCTCGGTCCGCTGGGAGGACGTGGTGGAGCGCAGCGGTGTCCCGCGCGAGCAGATCCTCGCGGCGGCGGATCTGCTGGCCCGCTCCGAGCGCACCATCTTCTGCTGGGCGATGGGGTTGACGCAGCACCGCAACGCGGTGGCGAACATCCAGGAGATCGTCAACCTCACGTTGCTGCGAGGCAGCGTGGGCAAGCCCGGCGCGGGCGTGTGTCCCGTGCGCGGCCACAGCAACGTGCAAGGGGATCGCACGATGGGCATCTGGGAGCGGCCCAAGGCCGCGTTCCTGGATGCACTCGCGCGGGAGTTCGCCTTCGAGCCCCCGCGTCATCACGGCATGGACGTGGTGGACACCCTCCACGGAATGCACGAGGGGCGCGTCCGGGTGTTCTTCGCGCTCGGGGGGAACTTCCTCTCGGCCACGCCCGATACGGAGTTCACCGCGCGGGCCTTGCGGCGGACCCGGCTGACGGTGCACGTCTCGACGAAGCTCAACCGCGCGCATCTGGTGCATGGCCGCCGAGCGCTCATCCTGCCGTGCCTGGGGCGGACCGAGCACGATGTGCAGGCGGGGGGGCCGCAGTTCGTCACAGTGGAGAACTCGATGGGCGTGGTGCACGCCACGCGAGGCGCCGTGGCTCCTGCTTCCGAGCAGCTGCTCAGCGAGCCGGTGATTGTCGCTCGGTTGGCGGCGGCGGTGCTGGGGGAGCGCTCGAAGGTGCCGTGGGTATGGCTGGTGGAGGACTACGACCGCGTGCGGGATTTGATCGCCAAGGTCATCCCGGGCTTCGAGGAGTTCAATCGCCGGGTGCGCGAGCCGGGTGGGTTCTCCCTGCCGAATGGCCCGCGCGAGGGGAACTTCACCACCGCGAGCGGCAAGGCGCACTTCACGGTGCACACCATGCCAGGGGAGGAGCTGGAGCCCGGGCAGCTGATGATGATGACGCTGCGCACGCATGACCAGTTCAACACCACGGTGTATGGGCTGGATGACCGCTACCGAGGGATTCGCGGCGGGCGGCGCGTGGTGTTGATGCACCCGAAGGACATCTCGGAGCGAGGGCTCGCCGAGGGGCAGGTGGTCGACCTGACGAGTCACTTCCAGGGTGAGCAGCGGGTGGCTCGGAAGTTCGTGGTGGTGCCGTACAACATTCCGCGCCGATGCGCGGCGACGTACTTCCCCGAGACGAACGTGTTGGTGCCGGTGGACAGCTACGCGGAGAAGAGCCGGACGCCCGCGTCGAAGTCCGTGGTCATCACCGTGGCGCCGTCGGTGGAGGCGGCTGCTCTCGTCGAGGGTTCGACTTCATGA